CCAGAGGTGCCGCGAGCACCGCTTTGTACCTAGCGCTCGGTGCGGTCGGACTACCTGTGTTCGCGGGTGCCACAGCGCTAAAGGCTGCCATGCCTACCATCGGCTACCTAATCGGATTTGTTGCGGCCGCAGCCCTAATTGGCTTCCTTGCAGAGCGAGGATTTGCCAAGAACCCTCTCAAGCTTGCCTTCGCTTTCGTTGCCGGTAGCACCATTGTCTATGCAACGGGTGTGATGGGCCTGATGGTCATCCTTGACATCGATTTCCAGACCGCTATCCAAGTTGGCGTTGTTCCGTTTGTGATTGGCGACGCTCTAAAGGCTGCGTTGGCTGCAGCGGTGCTGCCGATTGCGTGGAAATTCACCAAGTAATTTTCAGAAACGAAAAAGCCCGGCGATTGCCGGGCTTTTTTCTTAGATCGAGAAGCCGATCGCGCGCATCATTTCTTTGCCATCCTCGGTGATGCGCTCTGGGCCCCATGGCGGCATCCAGACCCAGTTGATTCTGAATGCATCAACCACGTTGTCCAGAGCCTGAGCGGTTTGCTCTTCGATGACATCGGTCAAGGGGCAACCGGCACTTGTCAGGGTCATGTTGATCAGGAGTGCTCCGTCAGAGGACTCCTGCAGGCCGTAGACAAGACCAAGATCAACAATGTTTACACCAATCTCTGGGTCGATGATTTCCTTCATCGCCTCCAGAACCTGGTCATAGCGCTCTGGGCTGAGCTCTTTTACTTCGTTCATACATTGGCCTTCAGGTAACGGTCGTAACCCTCTGCCTCTAGTCTCTCTGCCAGCTCTGGCCCACCCTGCTCAGCAACCTTTCCGGCCACAAAAACGTGAACGAAGTCTGGCTGAATGTAGCGCAGAATGCGGGTGTAGTGGGTGATCAGCAGCACACCAAGATCAGTGTTTGCCTTGGCGCGGTTTACGCCCTCAGAAGCGATCTTGAGCGCGTCTACGTCCAAACCTGAGTCAGTCTCGTCCAGGATGGCAATCTTTGGCTTTAGAAGCTCGAGCTGCAGAATCTCGTGACGCTTCTTCTCACCACCGGAGAAACCCTCATTTACGTTGCGCTCGGTGAAGTCTGGATCCATTCGCAGGTTGTTCATCGCGGTCTTCAGATCGCCAACCCACTGGCGCAGCTGCGGAGCCTCGCCGCTGATGGCAGTCTTCGCGGTTCTAAGGAAGTTGGAAACCGATACTCCAGGAACCTCAACCGGGTACTGCATGGCAAGGAACAGGCCAGCGCGAGCCCGCTCGTCCACTTCCATCTCCAAGACGTTCTCGCCGTCCAAAAAGATCTCACCCTCGGTGACCTCATACTTTGGGTGACCGGCTACCGAGTAGGCAAGGGTGGATTTGCCTGAACCGTTTGGACCCATGACCGCGTGGGTCTCGCCGGAGCGAATGGTTAGGTCCACACCGCGCAAAATCTGCTTCGGCCCCTGGTCGGTGTTGACAGAGACGTGCAGGTTCTTGATTTCTAGAGTTGCCATGATTTCCTTACCTAAGTCCTATTCGTATTCCACGTAAATGTCGTTGTTGTCGATCAGCACCTCGTAGGTGGCAACCGGTTCATATGCCGGAAGGCTGAGTGGTTTGCCTGTGTTGAGATCGAACTTCGCACCGTGTGCCCAGCACTCTACGGTCTCGTTGTCTACGAACCCCTCGGAAAGCGAGATCTCGCCGTGTGAGCACTTGTCATCAAGTGCCTTCACATCACCGTTTGGGGTTCTAATGATTGCGATCGCGTGATCGTTGATCTTGACCCTGATTGCCTTACCTGGCTTTAGGTCATCTAGGGAACAAATCTTGGTTGCCATGTCTATGCACCAACTCTCTCTAGTTCTAGTTCGATTACAGAGATCAAGCGCTGTTCAATCTCTTCGATACCGATTTTCTGAATGATCTCATTGAGGAAGCCGCGAACCACAAGCTTTCTGGCATCTGACTCTGAGACACCGCGAGCCATCAGGTAGAAAAGCTGCTCATCGTCAAATCGACCCGAGGCACTGGCGTGGCCGGCACCCTCGATCTTGCCGGTTTCGATCTCGAGGTTTGGCACTGAGTCAGCTCGAGCGCCATCCACCAAGAGCAGGTTGCGATTTAGCTCGTAGGTGTCGGTGCCCTCAGCGCTCTCGCGGATTAGGACGTCGCCTACCCAAACAGTGTGCGCACCAGCGCCCTGCAGTGCTCCCTTATACGCCACGTTAGAGACACAGTTCTTCGCGATGTGATCCACGAATGGTCGATGTTCGAAGTAGTTTCCAGTGTCGGCCAGGTAAACACCAAACATCTCAACCTCAGCACCTGGGCTTGAGAGGAATGCGGTTGGTGTCACGCGAACCAAGTCACCGCCCAGAGAGACCACTACGTGCTTTAGCTTCGAGTCGCGACCCTGGCGGCAGAACTGCGATGAAATGTGGCTGGAGCCACTCTCCCACTGCTGAATTGAAACAAAGTTCAACTGTGCACCATCACCCAAGATGATCTCGACGTTCTCTGCCAGCGAGCCCACTCCGACATGGTCCAAGACCACGGTGGCGTTGGCAAAATTGCCAACTTTCACAACGAGGTGGGAGGCCTTCGCTTCGGTCGAGGTTGGCTGAATCTTGATAAAGCTCGCCTCGGCAGAGCTGAACTCCGCAGGGACCTCAACCAATAGGGTCTTGGATGCGTTAGTCCATGCTGCAGCTGAAACGCGGTCCTCAGGCAGACCCGCCTGACCGACAACTGGGTCGGTCGACTCAACCGAACGCGCGGTTACACCTGCTACCAATCGGAGCGAGATGTCTTCATCTGCAACCTCGGCCATAACTTCAGCATCTAGGCCGCGAAGTTTGTCGGTCGGCAGGTAGCGCCAGATTTCCTGAAGCTTAGAAATTGGTTCGAAGTCTGCCACTGAGGTGGAACGTGGACGCTCGGAGCGAGTCTGAATTGGAACGTTTCCGTGGCTGTGCTCTTTGATACCGTGCTGAGTCATTAGCCCACCGCGCCTTCCATTTGCATCTCAATGAGCTTGTTCAGTTCAAGGGCGTACTCCATCGGTAGCTCCTTGGCGATCGGCTCGATAAATCCGCGCACGATCATTGCCATGGCCTCATCCTCAGGCATGCCGCGAGACTGCAAGTAGAAAAGCTGCTCAGCAGAAATTTGAGAAACAGTTGCCTCGTGACCCATCGACACATCGTCTTCACGAATGTCGTTTGCTGGGTATGTGTCAGATCGCGAGATGGTGTCAACCAATAGCGCGTCACAGCGCACGGTGTTTGCCGAGTGGTGAGCACCTGGGTTTACTCGAATCTCGCCGCGGTAGCTTGTGCGACCGCCTCCTCGAGCGATTGACTTGGAGACAATTGAGCTCGTGGTGTGAGGAGCGAGGTGAATCATCTTGGCTCCGGCGTCCTGGTGTTGACCCTCACCTGCAAACGCAACTGAGAGGGTCTCTCCCCTAGCGTGCTCGCCCGCGAGAATGACGCTTGGGTACTTCATGGTCACCTTGGAACCGATGTTGCCATCGATCCACTCCATGGTGGCACCCTCGTGAGCGATTGCGCGCTTGGTCACGAGGTTGTAGACGTTGTTTGACCAGTTCTGGATGGTGGTGTAGCGAACGCGTGCGCCCTTCTTCACGATGATCTCAACCACAGCAGAGTGCAACGAGTCTGACTGGTAAATCGGGGCGGTGCAGCCCTCGATGTAGTGAACGTAGGAGTCCTCATCTGCGATGATCAGGGTTCTCTCGAACTGACCCATGTTCTCGGTGTTGATGCGGAAGTAGGCCTGCAGTGGAATCTCAACGTGAACGCCCTTGGGCACGTAAACGAATGATCCCCCGGACCAAACGGCAGTGTTTAGCGCTGCAAACTTGTTGTCTCCAGCCGGGATCACGGTGCCGAAGTACTCCTTGAAAATCTCAGGGTGTTCCTTCAACGCGGTGTCGGTGTCCAAGAAAATAACGCCTTGCTCTTCTAGGTCCTCGCGGATCTGGTGATAAACCACCTCAGACTCATACTGGGCAGCGACACCGGCAACAAGGCGCTGACGCTCGGCCTCTGGGATGCCCAGGCGCTCGTAGGTGTTTCTGATGTCATCAGGCAGATCTTCCCAGGACTGTGCCTGACGCTCGGTGGAACGAACGAAGTACTTGATGTTGTCAAAGTCAATGCCGGATAGGTCGGAACCCCATGATGGCATTGGCTTCTTGAGGAAAAACTCGTAACCCTTGAGGCGACGCTCCAGCATCCAGTCTGGCTCGCTCTTTTTGCCTGAGATGTCCTTTACGACGCTTTCGTTGATACCGCGCTTAGCAGACGCTCCGGCATCGTCCTTGTCGGACCAACCAAACTCGTAGTTACCGAGCTCATCAAGCTCTGGGCGGTCGATGATTTTTTCGGACACGCATCCTCCTGGTTTTTCATACTGATTCAACCCTCGCCTTGGTTGGTTATTCCTACCAATTTGAGCGTGAGAGACTTGTCTCAGACCCTGAAAAGGTTAACAGTCATCCGGGCTGGGAACTACTTAGGGGAACCTAAGTTGAGGTATGGAATTGCGAATGATGAAGACGGTCTGGTTCGACAAGATCGTGGCCGAGCAGCGAATTCGCCTTTACGTTTGGCTCTCGCTAGCAACTCAGATTCTTATCGTCGTGACCGGCGGCCTGGTGAGGCTAACCGCCTCCGGACTCGGCTGCCCTACCTGGCCAAAGTGCACCGAGGACTCGCTAGTTTCAACCCCCGAGATGGGTATTCACGGAATCATCGAGTTCGGTAACCGCCTACTCACGATTGTTCTGCTGGTGATCGCACTTCTCACTTTCATCACCATTTTCCGCACCCACCCAGCCAAGCGTCAGCTCTTAGTGCCCACGCTCGCCTTCTTCGCCACCATGGTGCTGCTCGTAGTGTCGCTGGTTTTGGCTGTGGTGTTCGGCCCAGAGCTGTTCGTGATCGCGCTGTGGGTACTGATCGCCGCCTTGACCATAACGTTCGTGACCACCTTCATCAGGCGAGCAAAGCGAGCCGTGAGAATTTCAACCCTGGTGCCGGCATTCGGATTAGGCCTAGGCATTATTGGCCAGGCAGTGCTTGGTGGAATCACGGTGCTTACCCAACTGAACCCTTGGATCGTGGGTCTTCACTTCGTGCTATCGGCGTATTTGATTGCACTAGCAAGCGTGATGGTCTTCAGGGCACTTCCTAAGACAATGGGTCCTGTCGCTCCAATGGCCAACAAGCTTCGTTGGCCGGTTGCAGTGGTGAGCGCTATCACAATCTTGATCGGTGTGGTTGTAACAGGTGCCGGGCCTCACGCTGGGGATGTCGATACCCCAAGAAATGGCCTAGATCTTGAAATCTGGCAGCATTACCACTCTTACCCAGGCTACCTAATGCTGATTCTGATAGTCGTGGCACTTGTAGCCCAGGGTCAGACTGCGCCGAGCTTGAAGAGCTATCCAACAAGAGCATTGGCCTTACTTTTCGTCACATCGGTCGCTCAGGCGCTGGTCGGTGTCATTCAAGCCAGGATGGGAGTGCCACCGTTTTTGGTTGCACTGCACATGTTAGGAGCTGCAGTGCTTTCATCAATGGTTACGTTCTTCTGGCTCACTGCAAAAAAAAGCTAAATGAAGGTAGTTCACCTATTCACTAGAGATCTTCGAGTCCAAGACAACGAAGCCCTCACGCTTGCGGCTGATCACGAGGTTGCGTTTGCCTTTTGTCTACCAGCTGACTTTGCAAAGCTTTTGCCGATTCGCTCAAACTCTCTTATCGCTTCCCTGGCAGCGCTGCAGCAGGATCTGCCTTCGCAGCTAGCGGTGTTCAAGAACATCGAAGAACTGGTTGCAGCGTTGGTTGAAGCACAGGTCGAAGCTGTATACATGACGAGGAATTTTGATACCAATGCGATGCTTTGGCAGTCACAGCTGGCAGAGGCACTGTTTGGTGCTGGAATCGCACTCAAATTGGTTGGATCCAATTACGCTGTCGAGCCTGGGACGGTGAGAAAGGATGATGGTAATCCCCTGCGGGTCTACACACCTTTTTATCGGCGTTGGTCCCAGGTGCCGGTCCCAGCACCTCTCAAAGTTGACCTCGATGCTGCCAAAAGCTGGCAGCTCAAGGGTGGTTCAATTCCCGAGGCTACCGAGTCTCCGGTAAAGATCCGAGCCGGCGAGCGTTACGCACTAAGAACCCTGGAGCGATTTATGGTTTCCAGAGCTGCCTCATACGACACGCTGCGCGATAGATCAGATCTAGGTGGCACCTCGCACCTCTCACATGCTCTTGCCCATGGAGAAATTCACCCCAGGACCATCCTCTACCGACTCGGTTCGTCGGCATCAGAGGAGGTCTTCCGCAAGGAGATTGCCTGGCGAGAGTTCTACGCTGATGTGCTGTTCCACAACCCTCACACCTTGAATGAGTACTTCGATCTCAAGTACGCCAGGCTGCGTTATGACGACCCAAGTGAAAAGCAAGCACTACTTGCGGCTTGGAAAGAGGGGAAGACTGGCTTCCCTATGGTTGACGCCGCAATGCGACAGCTCAGAAGCACAGGTTGGATGCATAACCGAGCGAGAATGATCGTTGCCAGTTTCTTGGTGAAGGATTTGCACTTTGAATGGCAGGTCGGCGCTCGCCACTTTGAAGAGCACCTAACTGACTTCGATCCGGCCTCAAATAGTCATGGCTGGCAGTGGACCGCGGGTTGTGGCACTGATGCCTCACCGTTTTTCAGGGTCTTCAATCCAATTACCCAGGGCGAAAAGTTCGACCCGCAGGGTGACTACGTCAGGCGATACATCCCCGAGCTGGCTCACATTCCTGGCAAAGCGGTTCACCAGCCCTGGTTGCTGGTAGACGGTTTGGCAAATGGCTACCCCGCTCCGATTGTGGATCACGCGACTGAACGCCTCGAGGCCCTAGCTCGCTTGAAGGAACTCTCGGCTTAGAACGGAAGCAGTGGGTCGATCGCGATTGCCAAGAACAAAAGCGTCAGATGCGAGATAGAACCGTGGAAAAGCCGCATCGGATTCTTTGGGATACCGACCTTGGCTTCGTTGTACAGGCGGTGTGATTCCCAGGTAAACCATGCACCGGCAATTACTGCCACTGCCGTGTATACCAGACCCATACCCGCGATTGGAATTAGAAGCAGCGTTGCAGCCAGGTATGCCCAGGCGTAAAGAATTATCTGCCGACCAACGACCTCGTTTTTTGCCACCACGGGCAACATTGGAACGCCTGCATCGCGGTAGTCCTCGAGATAGCGCATCGAAAGCGGCCAGTAGTGCGGCGGAGTCCACAGGAAGATGATCAGGAATAAGATCCAGGCCGTTATCGAAACTTCGTTGGTGACTGCCGACCAGCCGATCAGCGCCGGCATCGCTCCTGCAGCACCACCCCAGACAATGTTTTGCGGGGTCCTGCGCTTTAGCCCGAGGGTATAGACGAAGACGTAGAACAGAATTGCCGCAAGTGACAGCAGAGCGCTGAGTAGGTTCACCGTTACCCATAGCCACACCACCGATAGCACACCGATGCCCCAGGCAAACCAAAGCGCTTCAGTCTTGGTCAGCTCACCGGTAACCAGTGGTCGGTTCTTTGTTCGACCCATGATCTTGTCTATGTCGGCATCGATGTAGCAGTTGAAAGCGTTGGCACTTCCCGCGCTGAGCGCTCCACCAATCAAGGTTGCCAGCATGAGAGTTAGAGGAGGAATCTCCCCCGCTGCCAGGATCATGGTTGGCACGGTTGCGATCAGCAGCAACTCGATTACCCGCGGTTTGGTCAGCGCGAAGTAGGCGCGAAGCTTCGCGCCAAAAGAAGGCTTGGTTTTTGCGGGGGTGGACATCGCGACAAGTCTAATCCTCCTGCACCGCCACAGAAACTGAAGGTATAGACTTCAAAGCAAATTCGGAGCATCGCCGCCCCGTCATCTCCCCCATTGAAAAAGCCTCAAGATTGGAAACTTTTTAATTGTTGGAATGGACTGAACTAGATGACCAGGCGGTAAAAACCGCCAAAGTTTTGGCAGCAGATGCCGTTGAGAAAGTTGGCAACGGCCACCCTGGTACCGCAATCTCGCTTGCGCCCGTGGCCTACCTGTTGTTCCAGAAGGTAATGCGCCACAACCCGAGCGATGATCGTTGGGCTGGCAGGGACCGATTTATTCTCTCCGTTGGGCACTCCTCGCTGACTCTTTACAACCAGTTATACCTGGGCGGTTTTGGTCTTGAGCTAGATGACATCAAGGCGCTTCGCACCTGGGGATCACTGACCCCTGGTCACCCAGAGTTTGGTCACACCAAGGGTGTCGAAATCACGACTGGACCGCTGGGCCAGGGATTGGCATCCGCCACTGGCTTTGCCATGTCTCAGCGTTTCGAACGTGAACTATTTGATGGCGAGAACCAAGGCGAGAGCCCATTTGACCACAAGGTTTATGTGATCGCCGGTGATGGTGATTTGCAGGAGGGTGTCAGCGCTGAGTCAGCCTCCATCGCTGGTCACCTCGGCCTTGGAAACCTCATTGTGATTTACGACGCAAACCAGATCTCAATTGAAGATGACACCAACATCTCCTTCACCGAAGATGTGGCCGCACGTTACCGTGCCTATGGCTGGCAGACCCTCGAGGTCGACTGGCGCAAGGGCGGCTACAAGGAAGATGTCTCAGCTCTGTACGACGCCATTCGCGAGGCCCAGCTCGAGACCGATAAGCCAACTCTGATCACGCTTCGCACGATCATTGGCTGGCCTTCGCCTGAGAAGCAAAACACCGGAAAGATCCACGGTTCAAAGCTCGGAGCTGAAGAGCTTGCCGGCTTGAAGGTGGCACTCGGGTTTGACCCTGAGAAAAGCTTCGACGTTTCCCCTGCCGTCTTAGAGCACACCCGCAAGTTGGTTGACCGCGGGGCGGAACAGCATTCCGAGTGGAACAAGCAGTTCGAGGCATGGAAGAGCAAGAACCCAGCCGCAGCAGACCTTTTCACTCGCCTTGAAGCTGGGCAGTTACCGGCAGATTTGGAGTCGGCTCTACCGGTATTTGAAGCAGGCACCGAGGTTGCGACCCGTGCCGCTTCCGGCAAGGTAATCAATGCTTTAGCCGCCAAGCTACCTGAGCTGTGGGGTGGCTCTGCAGATCTAGCGGAGAGCAACAACACCACCATCGAAGGTGGTGGCTCATTCGTGCCAAGCAAGTGGCAGACCAAGCACTGGACCCCAAAGGCCGCCGGTCGCATTCTGCACTTCGGTGTTCGTGAACACGCCATGGGTGCCATTCTGAACGGCATTACCCTTTCCGGGCGCACTCGAGTCTTCGGTGGCACCTTCCTGGTGTTCTCTGACTACATGCGACCAGCTGTTCGTCTAGCGGCTCTGATGGGAATCCCATCAACGTTCGTATGGACTCACGACTCGGTGGCTTTGGGTGAAGATGGCCCAACTCACCAGCCGATCGAGCACCTAACCGCTTTACGTGCAATTCCTCAGCTCGATGTGGTGCGACCAGCAGACGCTAACGAGACTGCACAGGCCTGGCTTGAGATCATGCGTCGCAAGAACAACCCCGCTGGCATCGTGCTCACGCGTCAGAACCTTCCGGTTGTTGACCGCAGCAAGTTCGCATCTGCGTCCATGGTTTCCAAGGGTGGATACGTCCTATCGGAGGTATCTAACCCCCAGGCGGTAATCATCGCCACCGGTAGCGAGGTTCAGTTTGCACTCGAGGCTCAGGCCCAGCTCCAGAGTCAAGGAATCGCGGTAAACGTAGTTTCGATGCCGTGTGTGGAGTGGTTCAAGGAGCAGCCTCAGAGCTACCGCGACCAGGTTCTTCCACCAGCGATCAAGGCTCGTGTATCCGTTGAGGCCGGCCTAACTCTGGGCTGGAGAGAGTTCATCGGTGACCAAGGAGTCGCCGTTGGAATCGATCACTATGGCGCAAGCGCTGACTACCAGACTCTCTACCGTGAGTTTGGCATCACCACCGAGGCAGTTGTAGCTGCCGTTCAGTCTTCTATCAAAGGTAACTAACATCCATGTCTTCACTTCAAGATCTAACTAACGCCGGAGTTTCAATCTGGCTGGACGACCTATCCCGAGACCGTATCGAGTCCGGAAACCTCGAGAATCTGATCCGCGATTTTTCGGTTCGCGGTGTGACCACCAACCCCACTATCTTCGCCGCCGCGCTGAAGGGCTCCTCCTACGGTTCTGCTATTGCAGAGCAGGCGGCCAAGGGTGCTTCTGCTGCCCAGGCGATTGCTGAAATCACCTCGAAGGACGTTGCGGACGCCTGCGACATCTTCGCTGATCTGTATCGCTCCTCCAACGGTGTTGATGGTCGCGTTTCAATCGAAGTTGAACCAGGTCTTGCTCACAACACCGAGGCGACCATCGCGCAGGCACTCGAGCTTTACAAAATGGTTGGCAAAGAGAACGTCATGATCAAGATTCCAGCGACCAAGGCCGGGCTTCCAGCGATTACCGAGGTCATCGCGAATGGAATCTCGGTGAACGTGACGCTGATCTTCTCGACCGAGCGCTACGCAGAGGTGATCGACGCCTACCTTTTGGGTCTTGAGAAGGCTGCT
The genomic region above belongs to Aquiluna sp. KACHI24 and contains:
- a CDS encoding deoxyribodipyrimidine photo-lyase, with the translated sequence MKVVHLFTRDLRVQDNEALTLAADHEVAFAFCLPADFAKLLPIRSNSLIASLAALQQDLPSQLAVFKNIEELVAALVEAQVEAVYMTRNFDTNAMLWQSQLAEALFGAGIALKLVGSNYAVEPGTVRKDDGNPLRVYTPFYRRWSQVPVPAPLKVDLDAAKSWQLKGGSIPEATESPVKIRAGERYALRTLERFMVSRAASYDTLRDRSDLGGTSHLSHALAHGEIHPRTILYRLGSSASEEVFRKEIAWREFYADVLFHNPHTLNEYFDLKYARLRYDDPSEKQALLAAWKEGKTGFPMVDAAMRQLRSTGWMHNRARMIVASFLVKDLHFEWQVGARHFEEHLTDFDPASNSHGWQWTAGCGTDASPFFRVFNPITQGEKFDPQGDYVRRYIPELAHIPGKAVHQPWLLVDGLANGYPAPIVDHATERLEALARLKELSA
- a CDS encoding biotin transporter BioY; translation: MSSAVILDRYVPRTIASDIALVGSGALLIAISAQIQIPMIPVPMTMQTFAVLLVAAALGFSRGAASTALYLALGAVGLPVFAGATALKAAMPTIGYLIGFVAAAALIGFLAERGFAKNPLKLAFAFVAGSTIVYATGVMGLMVILDIDFQTAIQVGVVPFVIGDALKAALAAAVLPIAWKFTK
- the sufD gene encoding Fe-S cluster assembly protein SufD produces the protein MTQHGIKEHSHGNVPIQTRSERPRSTSVADFEPISKLQEIWRYLPTDKLRGLDAEVMAEVADEDISLRLVAGVTARSVESTDPVVGQAGLPEDRVSAAAWTNASKTLLVEVPAEFSSAEASFIKIQPTSTEAKASHLVVKVGNFANATVVLDHVGVGSLAENVEIILGDGAQLNFVSIQQWESGSSHISSQFCRQGRDSKLKHVVVSLGGDLVRVTPTAFLSSPGAEVEMFGVYLADTGNYFEHRPFVDHIAKNCVSNVAYKGALQGAGAHTVWVGDVLIRESAEGTDTYELNRNLLLVDGARADSVPNLEIETGKIEGAGHASASGRFDDEQLFYLMARGVSESDARKLVVRGFLNEIIQKIGIEEIEQRLISVIELELERVGA
- a CDS encoding COX15/CtaA family protein, which produces MMKTVWFDKIVAEQRIRLYVWLSLATQILIVVTGGLVRLTASGLGCPTWPKCTEDSLVSTPEMGIHGIIEFGNRLLTIVLLVIALLTFITIFRTHPAKRQLLVPTLAFFATMVLLVVSLVLAVVFGPELFVIALWVLIAALTITFVTTFIRRAKRAVRISTLVPAFGLGLGIIGQAVLGGITVLTQLNPWIVGLHFVLSAYLIALASVMVFRALPKTMGPVAPMANKLRWPVAVVSAITILIGVVVTGAGPHAGDVDTPRNGLDLEIWQHYHSYPGYLMLILIVVALVAQGQTAPSLKSYPTRALALLFVTSVAQALVGVIQARMGVPPFLVALHMLGAAVLSSMVTFFWLTAKKS
- a CDS encoding heme o synthase → MSTPAKTKPSFGAKLRAYFALTKPRVIELLLIATVPTMILAAGEIPPLTLMLATLIGGALSAGSANAFNCYIDADIDKIMGRTKNRPLVTGELTKTEALWFAWGIGVLSVVWLWVTVNLLSALLSLAAILFYVFVYTLGLKRRTPQNIVWGGAAGAMPALIGWSAVTNEVSITAWILFLIIFLWTPPHYWPLSMRYLEDYRDAGVPMLPVVAKNEVVGRQIILYAWAYLAATLLLIPIAGMGLVYTAVAVIAGAWFTWESHRLYNEAKVGIPKNPMRLFHGSISHLTLLFLAIAIDPLLPF
- the sufC gene encoding Fe-S cluster assembly ATPase SufC, with the protein product MATLEIKNLHVSVNTDQGPKQILRGVDLTIRSGETHAVMGPNGSGKSTLAYSVAGHPKYEVTEGEIFLDGENVLEMEVDERARAGLFLAMQYPVEVPGVSVSNFLRTAKTAISGEAPQLRQWVGDLKTAMNNLRMDPDFTERNVNEGFSGGEKKRHEILQLELLKPKIAILDETDSGLDVDALKIASEGVNRAKANTDLGVLLITHYTRILRYIQPDFVHVFVAGKVAEQGGPELAERLEAEGYDRYLKANV
- the tkt gene encoding transketolase, with amino-acid sequence MEWTELDDQAVKTAKVLAADAVEKVGNGHPGTAISLAPVAYLLFQKVMRHNPSDDRWAGRDRFILSVGHSSLTLYNQLYLGGFGLELDDIKALRTWGSLTPGHPEFGHTKGVEITTGPLGQGLASATGFAMSQRFERELFDGENQGESPFDHKVYVIAGDGDLQEGVSAESASIAGHLGLGNLIVIYDANQISIEDDTNISFTEDVAARYRAYGWQTLEVDWRKGGYKEDVSALYDAIREAQLETDKPTLITLRTIIGWPSPEKQNTGKIHGSKLGAEELAGLKVALGFDPEKSFDVSPAVLEHTRKLVDRGAEQHSEWNKQFEAWKSKNPAAADLFTRLEAGQLPADLESALPVFEAGTEVATRAASGKVINALAAKLPELWGGSADLAESNNTTIEGGGSFVPSKWQTKHWTPKAAGRILHFGVREHAMGAILNGITLSGRTRVFGGTFLVFSDYMRPAVRLAALMGIPSTFVWTHDSVALGEDGPTHQPIEHLTALRAIPQLDVVRPADANETAQAWLEIMRRKNNPAGIVLTRQNLPVVDRSKFASASMVSKGGYVLSEVSNPQAVIIATGSEVQFALEAQAQLQSQGIAVNVVSMPCVEWFKEQPQSYRDQVLPPAIKARVSVEAGLTLGWREFIGDQGVAVGIDHYGASADYQTLYREFGITTEAVVAAVQSSIKGN
- the tal gene encoding transaldolase, with amino-acid sequence MSSLQDLTNAGVSIWLDDLSRDRIESGNLENLIRDFSVRGVTTNPTIFAAALKGSSYGSAIAEQAAKGASAAQAIAEITSKDVADACDIFADLYRSSNGVDGRVSIEVEPGLAHNTEATIAQALELYKMVGKENVMIKIPATKAGLPAITEVIANGISVNVTLIFSTERYAEVIDAYLLGLEKAAAKGIDLSKIHSVASFFVSRVDTEVDKRLAALGRSELSSKAALANARLAYGLFLESIQGPRWNELSAKGANAQRPLMASTGVKDPNLPDTLYVSELVAPQLVNTMPEKTLMAMGDHGVVTGNTIEPNLAAASDFLAELSVAGVDFDDVTALLEKEGVEKFIASWDELVASVEAALEAAR
- the sufB gene encoding Fe-S cluster assembly protein SufB, giving the protein MSEKIIDRPELDELGNYEFGWSDKDDAGASAKRGINESVVKDISGKKSEPDWMLERRLKGYEFFLKKPMPSWGSDLSGIDFDNIKYFVRSTERQAQSWEDLPDDIRNTYERLGIPEAERQRLVAGVAAQYESEVVYHQIREDLEEQGVIFLDTDTALKEHPEIFKEYFGTVIPAGDNKFAALNTAVWSGGSFVYVPKGVHVEIPLQAYFRINTENMGQFERTLIIADEDSYVHYIEGCTAPIYQSDSLHSAVVEIIVKKGARVRYTTIQNWSNNVYNLVTKRAIAHEGATMEWIDGNIGSKVTMKYPSVILAGEHARGETLSVAFAGEGQHQDAGAKMIHLAPHTTSSIVSKSIARGGGRTSYRGEIRVNPGAHHSANTVRCDALLVDTISRSDTYPANDIREDDVSMGHEATVSQISAEQLFYLQSRGMPEDEAMAMIVRGFIEPIAKELPMEYALELNKLIEMQMEGAVG
- a CDS encoding non-heme iron oxygenase ferredoxin subunit, encoding MATKICSLDDLKPGKAIRVKINDHAIAIIRTPNGDVKALDDKCSHGEISLSEGFVDNETVECWAHGAKFDLNTGKPLSLPAYEPVATYEVLIDNNDIYVEYE
- a CDS encoding metal-sulfur cluster assembly factor, producing the protein MNEVKELSPERYDQVLEAMKEIIDPEIGVNIVDLGLVYGLQESSDGALLINMTLTSAGCPLTDVIEEQTAQALDNVVDAFRINWVWMPPWGPERITEDGKEMMRAIGFSI